In the genome of Paenibacillus sp. FSL R5-0766, one region contains:
- a CDS encoding flavin reductase family protein, whose amino-acid sequence MKDFSPRAFGYGYPMPLLMISTYDENGTVNVMNLHWCTMNHGGYINLGVGTNKKTHENIEKMGAFTVGLATQDLMKEADFFGSVSGYRDPDKFAKTGLKATKSKYVNAPILEKSTVVIECELTEIVRGTHIHAIVGRMVNIAVDESVLNEKGKIDAKKTGMLFFDSFSNGYFTLGDKVGNAWNEGRAFLSLNR is encoded by the coding sequence ATGAAAGATTTCAGTCCACGTGCTTTTGGTTATGGCTATCCCATGCCACTTTTGATGATATCTACTTACGATGAGAATGGAACTGTCAATGTGATGAATTTGCACTGGTGCACGATGAATCACGGAGGATATATCAATTTGGGTGTTGGTACAAATAAAAAGACGCACGAAAATATCGAAAAAATGGGTGCCTTTACGGTTGGACTGGCCACTCAAGATCTCATGAAGGAAGCTGACTTTTTTGGCTCAGTGTCAGGGTATAGAGATCCAGATAAATTCGCAAAAACAGGTTTGAAAGCTACCAAGAGCAAATACGTTAATGCACCTATTCTTGAAAAGAGTACTGTGGTAATCGAATGTGAACTTACAGAGATTGTAAGAGGTACTCATATCCATGCAATTGTCGGCAGAATGGTCAATATAGCAGTGGATGAATCGGTCTTAAATGAAAAGGGTAAAATTGATGCCAAGAAGACAGGCATGTTGTTTTTTGATTCATTCAGCAATGGCTATTTCACTTTAGGAGATAAAGTTGGAAATGCCTGGAATGAAGGAAGAGCATTTTTGTCTCTTAATCGTTAA
- a CDS encoding helix-turn-helix domain-containing protein, with the protein MIPIKTKNEKEDSNESFVYTLSLISGKWKLHILFLLLKEDIMRYGELKKALQGITHKMLSNQLKELEADSLITRHEYSQVPPKVEYYLSERGKSLIPALQELCKWGVDHIDDEQ; encoded by the coding sequence ATGATTCCAATTAAAACAAAAAATGAAAAAGAAGACAGTAATGAGTCATTTGTGTATACTTTATCGCTTATAAGTGGTAAATGGAAATTACATATCTTATTCTTACTGTTGAAGGAAGATATTATGCGTTACGGTGAGTTGAAAAAAGCGCTTCAAGGAATTACTCACAAAATGCTTAGTAATCAATTAAAAGAGCTAGAGGCAGATTCGCTCATTACACGCCATGAATACTCACAAGTACCACCTAAAGTTGAGTACTACCTTTCAGAACGTGGCAAGTCCCTCATCCCTGCTCTGCAAGAGCTTTGCAAATGGGGAGTAGATCATATAGATGATGAACAATAA
- a CDS encoding MBL fold metallo-hydrolase, producing MSQPNTGIKTIKLEMEYYGEPFIVYPTLLWDEQNVVLVDTGIPGQLEQIRTLLEIENFGLEKLTHVIITHQDGDHIGSLPELLQARRNEVKVLAHEEAVPYLTGAIPLIKSKSFAPSVHVHTALKDRDILPLAGGIQVVFTPGHTPDHMSLYHIPTQTLIAGDALNSKDGRLLSFDDEAI from the coding sequence ATGTCTCAACCGAATACCGGAATCAAAACGATAAAGCTTGAAATGGAATATTATGGGGAACCATTTATAGTATATCCAACATTGTTATGGGATGAACAGAATGTAGTACTTGTTGATACGGGGATTCCTGGGCAATTGGAACAAATCCGAACGTTACTCGAAATAGAAAATTTCGGTTTAGAGAAGCTGACGCATGTCATCATTACACATCAAGATGGGGATCACATTGGCAGTCTGCCGGAACTACTTCAGGCAAGAAGAAACGAGGTGAAGGTACTCGCACATGAGGAGGCTGTACCCTATTTGACCGGAGCCATTCCGCTTATCAAAAGTAAAAGTTTCGCACCGTCCGTGCACGTTCATACAGCATTAAAGGATAGAGACATTCTGCCCTTGGCAGGTGGTATTCAAGTCGTCTTTACACCAGGACACACACCAGATCACATGTCGCTATATCATATCCCAACCCAAACGTTAATTGCTGGTGACGCTTTAAATTCGAAAGATGGTCGTCTCTTGTCCTTTGATGACGAAGCAATCTAA
- a CDS encoding MurR/RpiR family transcriptional regulator translates to MFTNEQISSYNELELSLYNYISQNMEKVAYMRIRELADETHVSTATIMRFCRKNQCEGFSEFKVKLKMLLSQKDKLTKQELKSPHHAVYEFVERSQAPELEEKIPMAAKLIAKSSSVIFIGIGSSGIMGEYGARFFSNLGICSVYIKDPHYPVHIKMQKDSVTIALSARGENPYVLSYLQRIKQEKNKIVAITNNRQSTIAKISDVSIPYYVKEEYYESTNITTQVPVTFLLEWLGREVFKQMTNIEREL, encoded by the coding sequence ATGTTCACCAATGAGCAAATCTCATCTTATAACGAATTGGAACTATCTTTATATAACTATATTTCTCAAAATATGGAAAAAGTGGCATACATGCGTATCAGAGAACTGGCGGATGAAACTCATGTATCTACAGCCACCATTATGCGATTTTGCAGAAAGAATCAATGTGAGGGATTTTCGGAATTTAAAGTAAAACTCAAGATGCTCCTTTCCCAAAAAGATAAACTAACGAAGCAGGAGTTGAAAAGTCCACATCATGCTGTGTATGAGTTTGTTGAGCGTTCTCAAGCTCCTGAACTGGAGGAGAAAATTCCAATGGCAGCAAAGTTAATTGCTAAATCCAGTAGCGTTATTTTTATTGGTATCGGGAGCTCCGGAATCATGGGCGAATATGGAGCCAGATTTTTCTCAAATCTAGGGATCTGCTCCGTGTACATAAAAGATCCTCATTATCCTGTTCATATCAAAATGCAAAAAGACAGCGTGACGATTGCATTATCTGCGCGAGGCGAAAACCCGTATGTTCTATCTTATCTCCAACGGATCAAACAGGAGAAAAATAAAATTGTAGCGATAACGAACAATCGCCAATCCACCATCGCTAAAATTTCTGATGTAAGTATCCCTTATTATGTAAAAGAAGAGTATTACGAATCCACTAACATCACCACTCAGGTTCCTGTTACTTTCCTGTTAGAATGGCTGGGACGAGAAGTTTTCAAACAAATGACGAATATAGAACGAGAGCTATAA
- a CDS encoding PTS glucose transporter subunit IIA produces the protein MPDPAFSEEMMGKGFAIQPDERRAVSPVTSTVISVSKSGHAIGLVSDLDEEMLIHIGIDTVKLKGQFFSSKVQAGAKGIRGRAIDGI, from the coding sequence GTGCCAGATCCTGCTTTTTCAGAAGAAATGATGGGTAAAGGATTTGCCATTCAACCTGATGAAAGACGTGCGGTTTCTCCAGTTACCAGCACAGTGATTTCTGTTTCCAAGAGCGGACATGCTATTGGCCTCGTAAGTGATCTTGACGAAGAGATGCTGATTCACATCGGAATTGATACAGTAAAGCTGAAAGGCCAATTTTTCTCGTCAAAGGTACAGGCAGGAGCAAAAGGTATCCGTGGGCGAGCTATTGATGGAATTTGA
- a CDS encoding flavin reductase family protein — protein sequence MMRKNIGAKSYVLPQPVFIIAAYDENGIPNAMASTWGGISNENEISICISSERKTLKNIMLHGAFTVSMSDASFLEACDYLGNETGNEVPDKFARAGFHAVKADFVNAPLIEELPFALECKVKSYDEKEWRMIAEIVNISVEENILNENGKVNLDKFSPLVFDRGSRNYHKIGEKVGNAFEDGLILKNG from the coding sequence ATGATGAGAAAAAATATTGGAGCAAAATCTTATGTGTTACCACAACCGGTTTTTATTATTGCAGCGTATGACGAAAATGGAATTCCGAATGCTATGGCTTCTACATGGGGTGGCATTAGTAATGAGAATGAAATTTCAATCTGCATTAGTTCAGAACGAAAGACGTTAAAGAATATCATGCTGCATGGTGCATTTACCGTAAGCATGTCAGATGCATCTTTTCTTGAGGCATGTGATTATCTTGGAAATGAAACTGGAAATGAGGTTCCAGATAAATTTGCAAGAGCTGGATTTCATGCAGTTAAGGCGGATTTTGTCAATGCCCCACTGATTGAGGAACTTCCATTTGCGTTAGAGTGTAAAGTGAAAAGTTATGATGAAAAAGAATGGCGCATGATTGCTGAAATCGTGAACATCAGTGTTGAAGAGAATATTCTGAATGAGAACGGTAAAGTCAATCTGGATAAATTCAGTCCGCTTGTATTTGATCGGGGGAGTAGGAATTACCATAAGATCGGAGAAAAAGTAGGAAATGCTTTTGAGGATGGACTGATTCTTAAGAACGGGTAA
- the ascB gene encoding 6-phospho-beta-glucosidase, translated as MSQTFQFPKGFLWGGSVAANQIEGAYLEDGKGLSIQDILPNGIQTPPMPEPTEDNMKLIAIDFYHRYKEDIKLLAEMGFKVFRTSIAWSRIFPKGDDLEPNEKGLQFYDDLFDECRKYGIEPLVTISHYETPLHLVREYDGWANRKMVDFYERYVRTIFERYKDKVKYWLTFNEINSILDHPFVGGGINTHKDQLSKQALYQAVHHEFVASALAVKIGHEINPEFKIGCMVIAMPIYPLTPDPNDMIRVMEADHKNTGFTDVHVRGYYPGYMKRYLKDNGITIHFEPGDEEILKNTVDFISFSYYQSCCETADPTKQIKGEGNLIGGVPNPLLTASDWGWQIDPQGLRYIMNAMYDRYQKPMFIVENGLGAVDELITDEHGNKTVIDDYRINYLKEHLLQVAEAIQDGVELMGYASWGCIDLVSATTAEMKKRYGFIYVDRHDDGSGTLERYRKKSFHWYKDVIQSNGSSLFRE; from the coding sequence ATGAGTCAAACATTTCAATTTCCTAAAGGTTTTTTGTGGGGGGGCTCCGTCGCTGCAAACCAAATTGAGGGTGCATATCTAGAGGACGGGAAAGGACTATCCATTCAGGATATACTGCCAAACGGCATTCAAACACCTCCAATGCCAGAACCAACAGAGGATAATATGAAGTTAATCGCGATTGACTTCTACCATCGATACAAAGAAGATATTAAACTCCTTGCCGAGATGGGTTTCAAAGTTTTTCGCACGTCTATAGCTTGGTCCAGAATCTTCCCCAAAGGGGATGATCTTGAGCCAAACGAAAAAGGTCTCCAATTTTACGACGACCTTTTTGACGAGTGCAGGAAATACGGTATCGAACCACTAGTTACGATTTCTCATTATGAGACTCCATTACATCTCGTTAGAGAATACGATGGCTGGGCGAATCGAAAAATGGTCGATTTCTATGAACGATATGTGCGAACCATTTTTGAAAGATATAAAGACAAAGTAAAGTATTGGCTTACATTTAACGAGATTAATTCGATTCTGGATCACCCGTTTGTAGGTGGTGGGATTAACACACATAAGGATCAACTTAGCAAACAGGCTTTGTACCAAGCGGTTCACCACGAGTTTGTTGCTAGTGCACTGGCGGTGAAAATAGGGCATGAGATTAACCCGGAGTTCAAGATTGGTTGTATGGTCATCGCTATGCCAATTTATCCATTGACTCCTGATCCTAATGATATGATCAGAGTAATGGAAGCTGATCATAAGAACACAGGTTTTACAGATGTTCACGTGCGTGGTTATTACCCAGGTTACATGAAACGTTATTTGAAAGATAACGGGATTACCATTCATTTTGAACCAGGCGACGAAGAAATTTTGAAAAACACCGTTGATTTTATTTCCTTTAGCTATTATCAAAGTTGTTGTGAAACAGCTGATCCTACAAAGCAAATTAAAGGTGAAGGAAATCTGATTGGTGGTGTTCCAAATCCGCTCTTGACCGCGAGTGATTGGGGTTGGCAGATCGACCCTCAAGGTTTACGGTACATCATGAATGCAATGTATGATCGTTATCAGAAACCAATGTTCATTGTTGAAAATGGTTTAGGAGCCGTAGATGAACTCATCACGGACGAACATGGCAACAAAACAGTTATTGATGATTATCGCATTAACTATTTGAAGGAGCACTTGCTTCAAGTGGCTGAAGCCATTCAAGATGGTGTTGAATTAATGGGATATGCTTCATGGGGTTGTATTGACTTGGTGAGTGCAACAACCGCAGAAATGAAAAAACGGTATGGATTCATCTATGTGGATCGTCATGATGATGGTTCAGGAACATTGGAACGTTATCGTAAGAAGTCATTCCATTGGTATAAAGATGTCATTCAGAGCAACGGGAGTAGCTTGTTTCGTGAATAG
- a CDS encoding MFS transporter, which translates to MRKKMFLIIALFVATLNLRPAINSISPLLDTIREDLGMSAALASLLTSIPVLCMGVFSPFAVKASGKWGIERIIGYSLIVVGIGIATRLFTQSTFVLLLSALIVGIGIASIGPLTSGFIKKYFPAHVPSMIALYSIAITVGAAVSSMVSIPLEAYFNSWQIAVGGWAVIAFVAAIIWWIMVKPRSESAHVSEIKERPQIKLPWGNRSAWTLTLSFGLMAMLFYSFTAWLPLMIQEMGYSKSYATLCLTIFVVIQIPISFVLPVLLKNFPSRRVWMVGESLFMIVGLILLMVNFIPMVSVVLFGVGAGGLFTLNLMLPIDSTTNVNDATSWSAMQQSAGYVIGALGPILLGWIHDASHSFKPAIIGMIVIIILMIMIQIAATRGKQVTERV; encoded by the coding sequence ATGAGAAAAAAAATGTTTTTAATTATTGCATTATTTGTTGCTACATTGAATTTGCGCCCGGCTATTAATTCCATATCTCCGCTGTTAGATACGATTCGGGAAGATCTGGGTATGAGCGCTGCACTAGCTAGTTTGCTAACTTCAATACCTGTACTATGTATGGGCGTATTTTCACCTTTTGCCGTCAAAGCAAGTGGGAAATGGGGAATAGAACGAATCATTGGCTATTCCCTGATTGTGGTGGGAATCGGAATAGCCACTCGGCTATTTACACAGTCTACGTTCGTTTTACTTTTATCTGCATTGATCGTAGGTATCGGGATCGCTTCGATTGGCCCGTTAACTTCAGGTTTTATTAAAAAGTATTTTCCCGCTCATGTCCCATCTATGATTGCACTCTATAGTATTGCCATCACTGTAGGGGCTGCCGTCAGTTCAATGGTATCCATTCCCTTAGAGGCATACTTCAATTCTTGGCAGATAGCAGTAGGAGGGTGGGCAGTAATTGCTTTTGTAGCAGCGATCATTTGGTGGATCATGGTGAAGCCGCGATCTGAATCTGCTCATGTGAGTGAAATCAAAGAACGTCCGCAAATTAAACTTCCCTGGGGAAATAGAAGCGCATGGACGCTTACGCTTTCATTTGGATTAATGGCTATGTTGTTTTATTCTTTTACAGCGTGGCTCCCGTTAATGATTCAGGAAATGGGGTATAGCAAATCCTATGCAACGCTTTGTCTGACCATATTTGTTGTCATCCAAATCCCGATTAGCTTTGTACTTCCTGTATTATTGAAGAACTTTCCTTCAAGAAGAGTATGGATGGTTGGTGAATCTCTGTTCATGATTGTTGGGTTGATTTTATTGATGGTGAATTTCATACCGATGGTTTCCGTTGTTCTCTTTGGAGTTGGAGCAGGGGGCTTGTTCACTTTAAACCTGATGTTACCGATTGATTCTACAACCAATGTAAACGATGCAACTTCCTGGTCAGCGATGCAACAATCTGCCGGGTATGTCATTGGAGCATTGGGACCAATATTGCTAGGTTGGATTCATGATGCTTCCCATAGTTTTAAACCAGCTATAATTGGAATGATTGTGATCATCATCCTAATGATTATGATACAAATTGCAGCAACACGAGGTAAACAAGTAACGGAAAGAGTCTAA
- a CDS encoding MurR/RpiR family transcriptional regulator, protein MFTSQQISSYNELELSLYHYITQNMETVAYMRIRELADETHVSTATILRFCRKNQCEGFSEFKVKLKILLSQKGKLTKQELKSPHQAVYEFFERSQSPELEEKIRKAAKLIADASNVIFIGIGSSGIMGEYGARFFSNLGVCSMYIKDPHYPIHTRIQKDSVTIALSTRGENPYVLPYLQRIKQEKHKIIAITNNRQSTMAKISDISIPYYVKEVYHEITDLTTHTPVIFLLEWLGQEVYNLISDIE, encoded by the coding sequence GTGTTTACCAGTCAGCAAATTTCATCTTATAACGAATTGGAACTATCTTTATATCACTATATTACTCAGAACATGGAGACAGTTGCGTACATGCGTATCAGGGAATTGGCCGATGAAACTCATGTATCTACAGCCACCATTCTCCGATTTTGTAGAAAAAATCAATGTGAGGGATTTTCGGAATTTAAAGTAAAACTGAAGATACTTCTTTCCCAAAAAGGTAAACTAACGAAACAAGAGTTAAAAAGTCCTCATCAGGCTGTGTATGAGTTTTTCGAACGTTCTCAATCTCCTGAATTGGAGGAAAAAATACGAAAAGCAGCAAAGTTAATTGCTGATGCCAGTAACGTCATTTTTATTGGTATTGGGAGCTCAGGAATCATGGGCGAGTATGGAGCCCGATTTTTTTCGAATCTAGGGGTATGCTCTATGTACATAAAAGATCCTCATTATCCCATTCATACCAGAATTCAAAAAGACAGTGTTACGATTGCATTATCTACGCGAGGTGAAAACCCGTATGTTCTTCCTTATCTCCAACGGATCAAACAGGAGAAACATAAAATTATTGCGATAACGAACAATCGTCAGTCCACGATGGCTAAAATTTCAGATATAAGTATCCCATATTATGTAAAAGAAGTGTATCACGAAATCACTGATCTTACGACTCACACTCCTGTTATTTTCCTGTTAGAATGGCTGGGTCAAGAGGTTTACAATCTAATTTCAGATATAGAATAA
- a CDS encoding beta-glucoside-specific PTS transporter subunit IIABC, translating to MDKQQLSKDILKLVGGEENIDQVTHCMTRLRFNLNDINQADRATLKNTPGVMGVTENGGQFQLIIGSEVSEVYKALVNNMSKNSNAGSAPKGGKKQRNPISALFDFIAGMFTPILPAIAGAGMIKGIVSIMVALGWMTNTSSTYIILSAVGDGAFYFLPIILAVSAAKKMGSNVYVGAALAAGLMHPTIGALFQEGNTSFAGITVIATSYASSVIPIVIAIWIAAYVERAIERITHSSLKLIVVPTVTLLIMVPLTLIAIGPLGGIIGNGLSGGISWLFDNASILASILIGGTMSVLIITGMHYALLPIAVGSIATFGYDFIVPLMFAANMAQGGAAFGVGFKSKNSQTKSFSYSTGLTALMGITEPAMYGINMKFKKPFFAALIGGAVAGAFLGTFSVKAYFIGSAGLPGATSFVGPDISNLLYALIAALIAFVVASVITYILGFQEEAAAPSAISTTTPVVAEDTKLQDEQIFSPMNGEVKPLSLVPDPAFSEEMMGKGFAIQPAEGRAVSPVNGTVISVSKSGHAIGLVSDLGAEMLIHIGIDTVKLKGQYFSPKVQAGAKVSVGYLLMEFDREEIEKAGYNMITPVIITNMYQYTDVQSAGRITINEKELMYTVKA from the coding sequence ATGGATAAACAACAATTGTCCAAAGATATTCTTAAGCTGGTTGGTGGCGAAGAGAATATTGATCAAGTTACTCACTGTATGACTCGACTCAGATTCAATCTAAACGATATTAATCAAGCAGACAGAGCAACATTAAAGAACACACCTGGCGTTATGGGAGTTACGGAAAACGGTGGACAGTTTCAGCTGATCATTGGCAGTGAAGTTTCCGAAGTGTACAAAGCACTAGTGAACAACATGAGCAAGAACTCTAACGCAGGGAGTGCTCCAAAAGGTGGAAAGAAACAAAGGAATCCAATCAGCGCATTATTTGATTTCATTGCGGGCATGTTCACGCCAATCCTGCCGGCTATTGCCGGAGCAGGGATGATCAAAGGAATCGTTTCCATTATGGTGGCTCTTGGTTGGATGACAAATACAAGTTCGACCTATATCATTTTGTCCGCTGTTGGTGATGGTGCATTCTACTTCCTGCCTATTATTCTGGCCGTTAGTGCTGCGAAGAAAATGGGGAGCAATGTTTATGTGGGAGCTGCACTAGCGGCCGGCCTCATGCATCCAACCATTGGAGCTTTGTTTCAAGAGGGGAATACGTCGTTTGCAGGCATTACTGTTATTGCTACATCCTATGCTTCATCAGTTATTCCCATCGTCATTGCAATCTGGATTGCTGCTTACGTGGAGAGAGCTATTGAACGTATCACTCATTCTTCACTGAAACTGATTGTTGTACCAACCGTAACGTTGCTTATCATGGTGCCACTAACCTTGATAGCGATCGGACCACTGGGTGGCATTATTGGAAACGGTTTATCTGGAGGTATCAGTTGGTTATTTGATAACGCATCCATTTTGGCAAGTATTTTGATTGGGGGCACGATGTCTGTACTAATTATTACAGGCATGCATTATGCGCTGTTGCCGATTGCAGTGGGTTCGATTGCAACATTTGGTTACGATTTTATTGTTCCGTTAATGTTCGCAGCTAATATGGCACAGGGCGGTGCTGCTTTCGGTGTGGGCTTCAAATCCAAAAATAGCCAAACCAAATCATTCTCTTATTCTACAGGACTTACTGCTCTTATGGGAATTACGGAGCCCGCAATGTACGGAATTAACATGAAATTCAAAAAGCCATTTTTTGCAGCGCTTATTGGGGGAGCAGTCGCCGGGGCGTTTCTGGGAACCTTTTCTGTTAAAGCCTATTTCATTGGTAGTGCAGGTCTTCCGGGGGCTACCTCATTTGTCGGTCCAGACATTAGCAACCTGCTCTATGCACTGATTGCTGCTTTAATTGCATTTGTTGTAGCTAGTGTAATTACTTATATTCTGGGCTTCCAAGAAGAGGCTGCCGCACCATCAGCAATATCCACAACTACACCTGTAGTAGCTGAAGACACTAAATTACAGGATGAACAAATATTCAGCCCCATGAATGGGGAAGTTAAGCCACTTAGCCTGGTTCCAGATCCTGCTTTTTCCGAAGAAATGATGGGTAAAGGATTTGCCATTCAACCTGCTGAAGGACGTGCAGTATCTCCGGTTAACGGCACAGTAATCTCTGTATCCAAGAGTGGACATGCTATTGGTCTCGTAAGTGATCTTGGCGCAGAGATGCTGATTCACATCGGAATTGATACTGTAAAGCTGAAAGGACAATATTTCTCACCAAAGGTACAGGCAGGAGCTAAAGTATCCGTAGGTTATCTATTGATGGAATTTGACCGTGAAGAGATCGAAAAAGCGGGTTACAATATGATTACTCCGGTCATTATTACGAACATGTATCAATATACCGATGTCCAATCGGCTGGGCGTATCACAATTAATGAAAAAGAATTGATGTACACAGTCAAAGCCTAA
- a CDS encoding MFS transporter → MWKIYLLAVISFLNGASEYVIAGILDKIAESSNISVSSAGQLITVFSIAFGVGTPFLIAFTSKLDRKKLLVYALTVFSVINILIATITGYEMLIVARIISALSAGVIQVTLLTLAAVLAAPGKQGSSIATVIMGNSTALVIGVPIGRVVASHYDWNIIFIGLGVIGLILLFLALLIIPKVVAEEVVPLRVQFKFIMQPRITAALLITFVWLGSYSILFTYISPYLLDIFSMSDQGVTVALFIFGIASAIGSKIGGLSTDKWGTFRTLAGGMILHATALLLFPFIGQSIFLLYILLIFWAIAAWSSGTPIQFQLISLAPAASGIVLSLHSAIGQVGMAAGAGIGGIAVNHNLLNYIPWIGALALVIGIVTTLLDNSLSKRKQTKQSLQ, encoded by the coding sequence ATGTGGAAAATATATTTATTAGCTGTAATTAGTTTTCTTAATGGCGCATCAGAATATGTTATTGCCGGGATCCTAGACAAAATTGCTGAATCTAGCAACATTTCAGTTTCTTCTGCTGGACAGCTAATTACAGTGTTCTCTATAGCTTTTGGTGTAGGTACTCCTTTTTTAATTGCTTTTACATCTAAATTAGACCGAAAAAAACTCTTAGTTTATGCATTAACTGTATTCTCTGTTATTAACATTTTAATTGCAACGATAACAGGATATGAGATGCTTATCGTAGCTAGAATTATTTCAGCACTTAGTGCCGGTGTTATTCAGGTTACGCTTCTCACTCTTGCTGCGGTTTTGGCTGCTCCAGGAAAACAAGGGAGTTCAATTGCTACGGTTATTATGGGGAATAGTACGGCATTAGTTATCGGTGTACCCATAGGCAGGGTTGTAGCTTCACATTATGATTGGAACATCATATTTATTGGTCTTGGAGTAATAGGACTTATTCTCTTATTCCTAGCGCTGCTGATCATCCCCAAAGTAGTTGCTGAAGAAGTTGTTCCTTTGCGTGTTCAGTTTAAATTCATCATGCAACCGCGTATAACAGCAGCGTTACTGATTACGTTTGTGTGGTTAGGCTCATATTCCATTTTATTTACGTACATTTCACCGTATCTCCTTGATATATTTAGCATGAGTGATCAAGGTGTAACGGTCGCCCTGTTTATATTTGGTATCGCTAGTGCCATTGGTTCCAAAATAGGAGGACTCAGTACAGATAAATGGGGCACATTCCGTACACTAGCTGGTGGAATGATACTCCATGCCACTGCATTATTGTTGTTCCCGTTTATAGGCCAATCCATATTTCTTCTATATATATTACTTATTTTCTGGGCAATAGCAGCCTGGTCCTCAGGTACGCCAATCCAATTTCAGCTTATAAGTCTCGCTCCCGCTGCTTCAGGCATTGTACTTAGTTTGCATAGCGCGATTGGACAAGTTGGAATGGCTGCCGGAGCTGGTATCGGGGGTATTGCTGTCAACCACAACTTGTTGAACTACATTCCATGGATCGGTGCGCTTGCCCTTGTGATTGGCATCGTAACAACGTTGCTTGATAACTCCCTATCTAAAAGAAAACAAACGAAACAATCTTTGCAATAA